Proteins from one Telopea speciosissima isolate NSW1024214 ecotype Mountain lineage chromosome 1, Tspe_v1, whole genome shotgun sequence genomic window:
- the LOC122660191 gene encoding transcription factor MYB1-like gives MDGGSGESKSKRACRCCAKEGLNRGAWSAQEDKILMGYIQTHGEGKWRELPQKAGLRRCGRSCRLRWLNYLRPDIKRGNISKDEEDLIIRLHKLLGNRWSLIAGRLPGRTDNEIKNYWNTNLNKKLQGKTCISAKNKKLKGISSLEVPKVKLGNNPNFIQAKATECNKASPPEHEGNHINSNNLELVLDGENSIQRVFDSSGFLIDTDINELCISDFLNSDFLQVLQCDDEIQVDATGTGDDGRNRNSSYSNDEARLENWTSNDNVQTNSTWELSSLY, from the exons atggatggtggtagtggtgaAAGTAAGAGCAAGAGGGCATGTAGATGTTGTGCCAAAGAGGGACTGAATAGAGGAGCATGGTCAGCTCAAGAGGATAAAATACTTATGGGCTACATTCAAACCCATGGAGAAGGGAAATGGAGAGAGCTCCCTCAGAAGGCAG GTTTGAGGCGATGCGGGAGGAGTTGCAGGCTCAGATGGCTGAACTATCTAAGGCCAGACATAAAGAGGGGAAACATTTCCAAGGATGAAGAAGATCTCATTATTAGACTTCATAAGCTCCTTGGTAACAG ATGGTCTTTGATAGCAGGAAGACTACCTGGACGAACAGACAATGAAATCAAGAACTATTGGAACacaaatttgaacaaaaaattgcAAGGTAAAACATGCATAAGTGCTAAAAATAAGAAGCTTAAAGGCATTTCTTCATTGGAAGTGCCCAAAGTGAAGTTAGGGAACAACCCTAATTTCATTCAGGCCAAAGCTACAGAGTGCAATAAGGCTTCTCCCCCTGAACATGAAGGAAATCATATAAACTCTAATAATCTTGAACTTGTATTGGATGGAGAGAACTCAATCCAAAGAGTCTTCGACTCTTCAGGTTTTCTTATTGATACCGACATCAACGAGCTTTGCATCTCGGATTTTCTAAATTCGGATTTCTTACAAGTTCTTCAGTGTGATGATGAGATTCAAGTAGACGCAACTGGTACTGGAGATGATGGAAGGAATAGAAACTCATCTT ACTCTAATGATGAAGCAAGGCTAGAAAATTGGACAAGTAATGACAATGTTCAAACCAATTCAACTTGGGAGCTTAGTAGTCTCTATTGA